One genomic window of Ruminococcus gauvreauii includes the following:
- a CDS encoding acetaldehyde dehydrogenase (acetylating): MQLYDKDLLSVQEVRELVEKAKAAQNELCTKNQKEVDAIVKSIAYAGVRNAKRLARMAREETGFGVEADKIIKNVFASNGVYEHIKDMKTIGEIGRDEERKVRTLAVPVGVIAGLIPSTNPTSTALYKAEIAVKAGNAIVFSPHPNARNCILETVKVIRQAIAEMGGNEDLVSCITIPTVQATDNLMRHPDIAMILATGGSAMVRAAYSSGTPAIGVGPGNGPAYIEKTADLPLAVKRIMDSKTFDNGTICASEQSVVCDEGMEEAVRNEMERQGAYFLDSEQIRKLGTFILRANGTMNPMIVGKNAAVIAEMADITIPEGTRVLVAREDGIGRGHPYSNEKLAPILAFYTAPSYVEICELCQEILHYEGAGHTFSIHTKDDGMVEYFAKRIPASRIVVNTPSALGGIGGTTGLMPALTLGCGAVGGSATSENVGPENLLNLRYVAEGIQEIEDVQASLPDCSEGVCRPQSYEDIDIDAVVSEIIKRLRLA; the protein is encoded by the coding sequence ATGCAGTTATACGATAAAGATCTTTTGTCAGTGCAGGAAGTACGCGAGCTTGTGGAAAAAGCCAAGGCTGCCCAGAATGAATTGTGTACAAAGAATCAGAAAGAGGTAGACGCGATCGTAAAATCAATCGCGTATGCCGGCGTGCGGAATGCAAAGCGCCTGGCCAGGATGGCCCGCGAAGAAACGGGATTCGGCGTGGAAGCTGATAAAATCATTAAAAATGTATTCGCCAGCAACGGCGTATATGAACATATCAAAGACATGAAGACCATAGGTGAAATAGGCAGGGATGAGGAACGAAAGGTGCGGACTCTGGCAGTTCCGGTCGGCGTGATCGCCGGGCTGATACCGTCCACCAACCCGACGTCGACGGCATTGTACAAGGCTGAGATTGCGGTCAAGGCTGGAAATGCCATCGTATTTTCCCCACATCCAAATGCCAGGAACTGTATCCTGGAGACGGTGAAGGTGATCCGCCAGGCGATTGCGGAGATGGGCGGCAATGAGGATCTCGTATCCTGCATTACCATTCCTACCGTGCAGGCCACCGACAATCTGATGCGCCACCCGGACATTGCGATGATCCTGGCGACGGGCGGATCGGCCATGGTACGGGCGGCATATTCATCGGGCACACCGGCGATCGGAGTAGGCCCCGGAAACGGACCCGCCTACATAGAGAAGACGGCTGACCTGCCGCTGGCAGTCAAACGGATCATGGACTCCAAGACGTTCGACAACGGCACGATCTGTGCATCGGAGCAGTCTGTCGTCTGCGATGAGGGTATGGAGGAAGCAGTCCGAAACGAGATGGAACGGCAGGGGGCGTATTTCCTGGACAGTGAACAGATCAGGAAACTGGGAACTTTTATCCTCCGTGCCAACGGTACCATGAATCCGATGATCGTGGGAAAAAACGCGGCAGTGATCGCAGAGATGGCGGATATCACGATTCCGGAGGGAACCAGGGTCCTGGTAGCCAGGGAAGATGGTATTGGCAGAGGACACCCTTATTCCAATGAAAAACTGGCGCCGATTCTCGCATTTTACACGGCACCGTCCTATGTGGAGATCTGTGAGCTCTGTCAGGAGATCCTTCACTATGAGGGAGCGGGGCATACTTTCTCCATCCACACGAAGGATGACGGTATGGTCGAATATTTTGCAAAGCGGATTCCGGCATCCAGGATCGTAGTAAATACACCGAGTGCGCTGGGCGGCATCGGCGGAACCACGGGTCTGATGCCGGCGCTGACATTGGGCTGCGGCGCTGTCGGCGGAAGTGCCACATCGGAAAATGTAGGTCCGGAGAATCTGCTGAACCTGCGCTATGTGGCGGAGGGCATTCAGGAGATTGAAGATGTACAGGCGAGCCTGCCTGACTGTTCCGAGGGTGTCTGCAGGCCGCAGAGTTATGAAGATATTGATATTGATGCAGTAGTGAGCGAGATTATCAAGCGGCTTCGCTTGGCTTAA
- a CDS encoding BMC domain-containing protein — MKALGMIEVYGYLAAVEALDSALKAANVSLTDVVKVRGGLVTVMVEGDVGAVKAAVDASAAAAGRVGTVVSVHVIPRPAKDVGRMISKAGSDSKASVETGQVQAEAAEVIEDARVTQSPEIVNEPEAGQLEEQQPAGVEDDGQELSPEKLQKMTVDALRRLARELEVTNMTSPEIRFAKKQELIQKILEFVRQEN, encoded by the coding sequence ATGAAAGCATTGGGAATGATCGAAGTATATGGCTACCTTGCAGCGGTGGAAGCTTTGGATAGTGCGCTTAAGGCGGCAAATGTGTCTCTGACGGATGTCGTAAAGGTGAGAGGCGGACTGGTGACGGTCATGGTCGAGGGTGATGTGGGCGCGGTGAAGGCGGCTGTCGATGCATCGGCGGCTGCAGCGGGCCGTGTGGGTACTGTCGTATCGGTACACGTGATCCCGCGTCCCGCAAAAGATGTCGGCAGGATGATTTCAAAGGCAGGCAGTGACAGCAAAGCTTCGGTTGAGACCGGACAGGTGCAGGCGGAGGCGGCGGAAGTCATCGAGGATGCCAGAGTCACCCAATCGCCGGAAATCGTCAATGAACCGGAAGCGGGACAGCTGGAGGAACAGCAGCCTGCCGGGGTGGAGGACGACGGGCAGGAATTAAGCCCCGAGAAGCTGCAGAAGATGACGGTTGACGCTCTTCGCAGACTCGCCAGGGAGCTGGAAGTTACCAATATGACATCACCGGAGATCCGTTTTGCCAAGAAACAGGAACTGATTCAAAAGATATTGGAATTTGTGAGACAGGAGAATTAA
- the eutJ gene encoding ethanolamine utilization protein EutJ, producing the protein MDIKRVEELMKRVEESERETFRPVGEKLKVGVDLGTAYIVIVVLDEENNPVACEKQAADVLRDGVVIDYAGALQTVKQLKEKLEKRLGTELQNCAIAMPAGTESSIRTHQYVAEGAGFEVTGVLDEPSAANAVYQIEDGVIVDIGGGTTGLAILQGGKVVQIEDEPTGGTHLTLVLAGNYHIPFSEAEVIKQDYKRHREILPVLKAVVEKIATIIKRYVNTDVIDTIYLCGGTCCLTGIEEIIEKETRIKTIKPENPFLVTPTGIAMNCRV; encoded by the coding sequence ATGGACATAAAACGTGTTGAGGAATTGATGAAACGGGTGGAGGAATCCGAACGGGAGACATTTCGGCCGGTGGGAGAGAAACTGAAGGTTGGAGTGGATCTGGGGACGGCATATATCGTTATCGTAGTGCTGGACGAGGAGAACAATCCCGTCGCCTGTGAAAAGCAGGCGGCAGATGTCCTGAGGGACGGTGTGGTGATAGATTATGCGGGCGCACTGCAGACGGTGAAGCAGCTGAAGGAAAAGCTGGAGAAGCGGCTGGGAACGGAACTGCAAAACTGTGCCATCGCCATGCCGGCAGGCACCGAGAGCAGCATCAGGACGCATCAGTATGTGGCGGAGGGCGCCGGTTTTGAGGTGACCGGGGTGCTGGATGAGCCGTCTGCAGCGAATGCCGTGTATCAGATCGAAGACGGTGTGATCGTGGATATCGGCGGCGGGACCACAGGGCTTGCCATACTGCAGGGCGGGAAAGTCGTTCAGATCGAGGACGAACCCACCGGAGGGACTCATCTGACGCTGGTGCTTGCGGGGAATTACCACATTCCGTTTTCAGAGGCCGAGGTCATCAAGCAGGATTACAAAAGACATCGTGAAATTCTGCCCGTCCTCAAGGCGGTGGTGGAGAAAATAGCGACCATAATCAAACGTTATGTAAATACAGATGTGATCGATACGATTTATCTCTGCGGCGGTACGTGCTGCCTGACAGGAATTGAAGAAATTATTGAGAAAGAAACCAGAATCAAGACAATAAAACCGGAAAATCCGTTTCTGGTGACTCCGACAGGAATCGCCATGAACTGCAGAGTGTGA
- the eutL gene encoding ethanolamine utilization microcompartment protein EutL — protein sequence MKRDPIKANVLATKIISNVSPDMAKELNLAPDQKSVALITSNCDDVTYTALDEATKKADVKVVYAKSFYGGADNANTKLAGEIIGILAGPNPAEVRSGLEACVDVIENEAHFVSANEDDTIVYYAHCISRTGSYLSDGAGIAEGEALAYLIAPPLEAMYGVDAALKAADVRMCVLYAPPSETNFGGALLTGSQSACKAACDAFAQAVEFVAENPKE from the coding sequence ATGAAACGAGATCCAATCAAAGCGAATGTACTTGCAACCAAAATCATATCGAATGTCAGCCCGGATATGGCGAAGGAACTGAATCTGGCGCCGGACCAGAAATCCGTGGCTCTGATCACCTCGAACTGTGATGATGTTACGTATACGGCTCTTGATGAGGCAACCAAGAAGGCGGACGTAAAGGTCGTCTATGCAAAAAGCTTCTACGGGGGCGCTGACAATGCCAACACGAAGCTGGCGGGTGAGATCATCGGCATTCTGGCAGGACCGAATCCGGCGGAAGTGAGAAGCGGACTGGAAGCCTGCGTGGATGTGATTGAAAATGAGGCTCATTTTGTCTCTGCTAACGAAGACGACACCATCGTCTATTATGCACACTGTATCTCCCGCACCGGCTCTTATCTGTCTGATGGAGCAGGAATCGCGGAAGGCGAAGCGCTGGCTTATCTGATCGCGCCTCCTCTTGAGGCTATGTACGGGGTTGATGCGGCTCTGAAGGCGGCTGACGTAAGAATGTGCGTACTGTACGCGCCCCCGTCAGAGACAAACTTCGGCGGCGCGCTGCTCACGGGCAGCCAGTCTGCATGCAAAGCGGCCTGTGATGCATTTGCCCAGGCAGTGGAATTCGTAGCGGAAAATCCAAAAGAGTAG
- a CDS encoding ATP-binding protein: MKVITEAILRDELRASRPEVYTVPEGKILSPAAREYLQQCRIRIDSGAGKKTQKEKVQITASEVPPMPEVTVQAQEKPKFVDDATGAFYYEKPEHMTHLHGNVLVPKDNKRIVFRGKLDSLEAVFVLNQTLIKEAGGDQEVIDDLEDILNGLREMMRCDVLNEPFIRDSIIGLTHKELRERSHNPAKFYGIRQMILPSYALGKTYALLNQLRTAVRETEVAAVSAYYNGKTYEHRDIIQELNRMSSAMHIVMCKYLAAHSRE, encoded by the coding sequence ATGAAAGTCATAACAGAAGCAATACTGCGCGACGAACTGAGGGCATCCCGGCCGGAGGTCTATACGGTTCCGGAAGGGAAGATTCTCTCACCGGCTGCCAGAGAATATCTGCAGCAGTGCAGGATCAGGATTGACAGCGGAGCCGGGAAAAAAACGCAGAAAGAAAAGGTGCAGATTACGGCTTCGGAAGTGCCGCCAATGCCGGAGGTAACTGTGCAGGCACAGGAAAAGCCGAAGTTCGTGGATGATGCCACGGGAGCATTTTATTACGAGAAGCCGGAGCATATGACGCACCTGCACGGAAATGTGCTGGTGCCTAAGGACAACAAACGAATTGTATTCCGGGGAAAACTGGACAGCCTGGAGGCAGTGTTCGTGCTGAATCAGACACTGATTAAGGAGGCAGGCGGGGACCAGGAAGTGATCGATGATCTGGAAGACATTCTGAACGGACTTCGTGAGATGATGCGCTGTGACGTGCTGAATGAGCCGTTTATCAGGGACAGCATCATAGGCCTGACTCATAAAGAGCTGAGGGAGCGTTCGCATAACCCTGCAAAATTTTATGGTATCAGGCAGATGATCCTGCCCAGTTATGCTCTGGGGAAAACGTATGCACTGCTGAATCAGCTCCGGACGGCAGTCAGGGAAACGGAGGTCGCCGCAGTGTCGGCATACTACAACGGCAAAACGTATGAGCACAGGGATATTATCCAGGAACTGAACCGTATGTCCAGTGCCATGCATATTGTCATGTGCAAATATCTCGCTGCACACAGCAGAGAATAG
- the pduL gene encoding phosphate propanoyltransferase — translation MEQLVDKVVDTIIRAGLVEVEVSARHVHLTEQDMEVLFGKGAVLHEKRPLSQKGQFLCEERVNLVGPRGRKERVAVLGPERKETQVELSVSDCVALGIKAPVRESGNLDGAAPVIIEGPKGVLHAEHAVIVAHNHIHVPDDVARKLKLQDRERVSVQILSQRPVTFDNVIIRVSSQFRFKMHIDFDEANAATISGFTLGKILPGEKVR, via the coding sequence ATGGAACAGCTTGTTGACAAAGTTGTGGATACCATCATCAGAGCCGGACTGGTGGAGGTTGAGGTCTCGGCCCGGCACGTCCACCTGACGGAACAGGACATGGAAGTCCTGTTCGGGAAAGGAGCGGTACTCCATGAAAAGAGGCCGCTGTCTCAGAAGGGACAGTTTCTGTGTGAGGAGCGTGTGAATCTCGTGGGACCGAGAGGCAGAAAAGAGCGTGTGGCCGTGCTGGGACCTGAGAGAAAAGAGACCCAGGTGGAATTGTCGGTGAGTGACTGCGTGGCGCTGGGAATCAAGGCTCCCGTCAGAGAGTCGGGGAATCTGGACGGCGCCGCCCCGGTCATCATCGAAGGGCCGAAAGGAGTGCTGCATGCGGAACATGCAGTGATCGTGGCACACAATCATATTCATGTGCCGGATGATGTGGCGCGAAAGCTGAAGCTGCAGGACAGGGAACGGGTCAGTGTCCAGATCCTGAGCCAGAGACCGGTCACGTTTGATAATGTGATTATCCGTGTCAGCAGCCAGTTCCGGTTTAAGATGCACATCGATTTTGATGAGGCAAATGCGGCTACAATCAGCGGGTTTACGCTGGGGAAGATATTGCCCGGTGAAAAAGTCAGGTAA
- the eutM gene encoding ethanolamine utilization microcompartment protein EutM: MAVMQALGMIETRGLVASIEAADAMVKAANVTLIGKEHVGGGLVTVMVRGDVGAVKAATDAGAAAAERVGELISIHVIPRPHDEVEAILPSLSR, encoded by the coding sequence ATGGCAGTTATGCAGGCATTAGGAATGATAGAGACCAGGGGCCTTGTGGCATCTATTGAAGCGGCAGATGCGATGGTAAAGGCGGCCAACGTGACGCTGATCGGGAAAGAACACGTGGGAGGCGGTCTGGTAACGGTAATGGTGCGCGGTGATGTGGGAGCCGTCAAGGCAGCTACAGATGCAGGAGCGGCTGCGGCAGAGCGCGTGGGTGAACTGATATCCATCCATGTGATTCCGAGACCGCATGATGAAGTGGAAGCAATTCTGCCATCTCTGTCCAGATAA
- a CDS encoding EutN/CcmL family microcompartment protein, translated as MKTGKVIGNIWATRKEERLAGLKLLVIQPIDLLDDSPIEYPIVAADIIGAGVGEKVIYVGGSSARGAAGSADIPVDATVVGIVDGQEIEESLVERRR; from the coding sequence ATGAAGACAGGAAAAGTGATTGGAAACATATGGGCGACAAGAAAGGAAGAGCGTCTGGCAGGTCTGAAGCTTCTGGTCATACAGCCGATCGATCTGCTGGATGACAGCCCGATCGAATACCCTATCGTGGCGGCCGATATCATCGGCGCCGGCGTTGGGGAAAAGGTAATCTATGTAGGCGGAAGCTCTGCCAGGGGCGCCGCAGGATCCGCGGATATTCCTGTGGATGCCACAGTAGTCGGGATCGTGGACGGGCAGGAAATCGAGGAGAGCCTGGTCGAAAGAAGGCGGTGA
- a CDS encoding 4Fe-4S dicluster domain-containing protein yields the protein MQMTEAVKNAGVVGAGGAGFPTHVKLNTKAEYFLINAAECEPLIETDKYLCRTYARQIVRTAVRIAGHLEAKHAVIALKEKYTREISALTEAIAEEKADLGIYRMRSFYPAGDEQVLVQQVTGRSVPERGLPLDVGCVVENVGTVLAVSDALEGIPVTEKFLSVTGAVKSPVMFRVPIGTPVRDVLQKAGTLPGQYAVILGGPMMGKILADEQDISRAVVTKTTGNLLVLPKDHYLVRRTLMPREKMVRRATAACIQCRMCTDLCPRYLIGHEVYPHRIMRNLWRQSAITDEKEFEQCFGSAANCCNCGVCEMFACPMGLSPRKMNEYAKELLRERGINPARSLSPAARRAADYHRIPTERLIARLGLMQYVSHGLPELVRLVPEEIFVPLSQHIGKPAVPAVSAGDRVEKGNLIAGAAEGLSANIHAGVDGVVEEVTARSIRISRREE from the coding sequence ATGCAGATGACAGAGGCTGTAAAGAATGCCGGCGTGGTAGGTGCGGGCGGAGCCGGTTTCCCCACACATGTAAAACTGAATACCAAGGCAGAGTATTTTCTGATAAATGCTGCGGAGTGTGAACCTCTGATCGAGACGGATAAATATTTATGCCGGACGTACGCGCGGCAGATCGTCCGCACCGCAGTCAGGATAGCCGGTCATCTGGAGGCTAAACACGCGGTAATCGCTCTTAAAGAGAAATATACCAGAGAGATCAGCGCTCTCACGGAGGCGATCGCGGAAGAGAAGGCGGATCTTGGCATCTACCGGATGCGTTCTTTTTATCCGGCGGGTGATGAGCAGGTGCTGGTGCAGCAGGTGACAGGGAGAAGCGTACCCGAACGGGGGCTCCCGCTCGACGTGGGCTGTGTGGTTGAAAACGTCGGGACGGTACTTGCCGTGTCGGACGCTCTGGAGGGTATACCGGTGACAGAGAAATTTCTTTCTGTCACAGGAGCGGTAAAGTCCCCGGTCATGTTCCGGGTACCCATCGGTACACCGGTCAGGGATGTGCTGCAGAAGGCAGGAACTCTGCCCGGACAGTATGCAGTGATACTGGGCGGTCCGATGATGGGGAAGATACTGGCAGATGAGCAGGATATCAGCCGGGCTGTCGTGACTAAGACTACAGGGAACCTTTTGGTGCTGCCGAAAGATCATTATCTGGTGAGGCGTACGCTGATGCCGCGGGAGAAAATGGTCCGCCGGGCAACAGCCGCCTGTATTCAGTGCCGGATGTGCACAGACCTGTGTCCCAGATACCTGATCGGACATGAGGTGTATCCGCACCGGATCATGCGGAATCTGTGGAGGCAGTCAGCCATCACGGATGAAAAAGAATTTGAACAGTGTTTTGGAAGCGCTGCCAACTGCTGTAACTGCGGGGTATGCGAGATGTTTGCCTGCCCGATGGGACTCTCGCCGAGAAAGATGAACGAGTACGCGAAGGAACTCCTGCGGGAGAGAGGGATCAATCCCGCGCGAAGTCTGAGCCCCGCCGCGAGACGGGCGGCCGATTACCACAGGATACCGACAGAGCGGCTGATCGCCAGGCTGGGCCTTATGCAGTATGTATCGCACGGCCTGCCGGAACTGGTCCGGCTGGTACCGGAGGAAATCTTTGTTCCGCTGTCGCAGCATATCGGGAAACCAGCCGTTCCGGCTGTATCTGCAGGGGACAGGGTTGAAAAAGGTAATCTGATCGCGGGAGCGGCAGAAGGACTTTCCGCCAATATCCATGCCGGAGTGGACGGCGTGGTGGAGGAAGTCACGGCAAGAAGCATCAGAATCAGCAGGAGGGAGGAGTAA
- a CDS encoding BMC domain-containing protein, with protein sequence MGKAIGMVELSSIARGIETSDYMVKAARVDLIRSSTVCPGKYIVIVSGDTGDVKASMESGLARGEGFVVDSLLISNVHEQLFPALAGAVEVTKPQAVAVVEFYSVASAILAADRAAKAAQITLIEVRIGYAIGGKGFVTLTGDVGAVRAAVEAARGQDELYVESTVIPRPSPQVFQALL encoded by the coding sequence ATGGGAAAAGCAATCGGCATGGTGGAGCTGTCCAGCATCGCACGGGGTATCGAGACAAGCGACTATATGGTAAAAGCTGCCCGGGTGGACCTGATCCGTTCTTCTACCGTCTGTCCTGGAAAATATATCGTAATCGTCAGCGGAGACACGGGGGATGTAAAAGCATCCATGGAGTCAGGGCTGGCAAGAGGAGAGGGATTCGTGGTGGATTCCCTGCTAATCTCCAATGTGCATGAGCAGCTGTTTCCGGCGCTTGCCGGGGCAGTGGAGGTAACAAAGCCCCAGGCGGTAGCGGTGGTTGAGTTTTATTCTGTGGCGTCAGCAATCCTTGCTGCGGACAGAGCCGCAAAGGCAGCACAAATTACATTGATAGAAGTGCGTATCGGATATGCAATCGGGGGGAAAGGGTTTGTCACTCTTACGGGAGACGTAGGAGCTGTACGGGCAGCGGTGGAAGCTGCCAGAGGGCAGGACGAACTGTATGTGGAAAGTACGGTCATTCCGCGTCCTTCACCTCAGGTGTTCCAGGCACTTTTGTAA
- the eutM gene encoding ethanolamine utilization microcompartment protein EutM — translation MAAMQALGMIETKGLVASIEAADAMVKAANVTLIGKEHVGGGLVTVMVRGDVGAVKAATDAGAAAAERVGELISVHVIPRPHDEVESILPHLE, via the coding sequence ATGGCAGCAATGCAGGCATTGGGAATGATAGAGACAAAAGGACTTGTAGCGTCCATCGAGGCAGCGGATGCGATGGTAAAGGCGGCCAACGTGACTTTGATCGGAAAAGAGCATGTGGGCGGCGGACTGGTGACGGTCATGGTGCGCGGTGATGTGGGAGCTGTCAAGGCGGCAACTGACGCGGGGGCAGCAGCAGCAGAGCGCGTAGGGGAACTGATATCCGTCCATGTGATCCCGAGACCGCATGATGAAGTGGAGTCCATCCTTCCGCATTTAGAATAA